TTTTGGTTCTCTTATTTCTGACGGAACTTTTTTATACGGGATGACACATAATGGCGGTACAAATAGTGACGGGGTTATTTTTAAAATAAAGCCCGATGGAACCGGCTATGCCGACTTACTTGACTTTGCAGGAACTTCAAACGGAGAACAACCTCTTGGCGATATTATTTCTGACGGAACCTTTCTTTATGGAATGACAAATGGTGGCGGCACAAGCGTTAATTGCCCAGGCGGTTGTGGAGTAATTTTTAAAATAAAACCTGATGGTACAGGATACTCAAAACTGCTTGACTTTGCAGGCAGCGCAAACGGAGCAGAACCTAATGGTTCTCTTATTTTTGACGGAACATTTCTATATGGAATGACCTATCGAGGCGGCATAAATGATTCCGGAGTTGTCTTTAAAATAAAGCCAGATGGCACAGGATATTTAAAATTGCTTGATTTTACTGGCAGTGCAAATGGAGCACGTCCTTGGCACTCTCTTGTTTATGATGGAACTTTTCTCTATGGAATGACTGAATATGGTGGTTTAAATTATGCAGGAGTTATTTTTAAGATAAAACCTGATGGAACAGGATATACTAAACTGCTTGACTTTGCCGGAAGTTCAAATGGAAGTACTCCTTTCGGTTCTCTTATTTCTGACGGAACATTTCTCTATGGAATGACGATTTTAGGTGGTGCAAATAATATGGGAATTCTGTTTAAAATAAAATCCGATGGAACCGGCTATACCAAACTTCTTGACTTCGCAGGAAGTTCAAACGGAGAAAATCCTTTTGGCTCTCTTGTTTATGATGGCACTTATCTTTATGCTATGACATATAATGGTGGCATAAATAATGACGGAGTTGTCTTTAAAATAAAGCCCGATGGAACTGGCTATGTGAAACTACTCGACTTTGCAGGAACTTCAAATGGAGGAAAACCTTATGGCTCTCTTATGTTTGACGGAACATTTCTCTATGGAATGACGCAACAGGGTGGCATAAATAATGCCGGAACAATCTTTAAAATCAACCCTGCAGGAATGGGCGTTGAAGAAAATGTGTTGGCAAATACTATTTCTGTTTTTCCCAACCCCTCCACCGGCAGGTTTACCATTGAAGGAAACAGTGGAATAAAGGAAATAGAGGTTATAAATCTTCTCGGAGAAAAAGTGACGCAAAGTGTCATTCCGAACGCAGCGAGGAATCTCATCATTGATATTTCTTCTCAGCCGCAGGGAATTTATTTTATGAAAGTGCAAACCGCAGAGGGTAACGCAAGCAGGAAACTTATTGTGCTCAAATAACGCGAAGATTGAAATAATGAAATGGTGACTGAACCATTGAAGGCAACCATTTTTTATTTCTTGCGTCTATCCTGCAAACACACCAAACTTTAATTAATGCAAACAATAAAATTACTCTCTGCAATCATTAGTATGATTTGCGCAAGCGTCACCCTTCATGCCGGTGCGATTACAGCAAGCAGTTGCAGCGTTACCATTGGCTGCTATCAATACAAGAATGCAAGTTGTCCCACGTGTGCCGATGGAATCGGGCATTCGTATGCTTCTAACGGAACTGCTCCTTACACGTATTCATGGAGCACATCGCCCGTGCAAACAACATCCGCTGCCACCGGACTTTTACCCGGAAGTTACACTGTGTGCGCCACCGATGCGAATGGCTGCACCGCCTGCTGCGTGACAACCATTACTGCTGTCACCTGCTCGATAACTGTTGGATGTTATCAGTTTAATCCTGCAAGTTGCGCTGCCTGCCCCAATGGAACCGGGCATTCGTATGCATCGGGAGGAACTGCGCCTTATACTTTTACATGGAATACAATTCCTGTTCAAACCACTCAAACGGCAACGGGTCTTTTGCCGGGAACTTATCTTGTATGTGCGACCGATGCAAACGGATGTTCTTCCTGCTGTTCCACAACCATTACTGATTCATCGGTATGCACGCTTACGCTTGGATGTTATGCTTACCAGCCCGCAAGTTGTAATACGTGTGCTGATGGAATCGGTCACTCGTACGCATCCAACGGAACTGCGCCTTATACTTTTTCGTGGAGTAATGGAGCAACCACATCTACCGCTACCGGACTTTTACCGGGAACATATACTGTTTGTGTTACCGATGCGAAGAATTGCACGGCTTGCTGCTCAACAACTATTCTTGATACTTCGACTTGTAATATCACTATCGGATGTTATCAGTATCTTCACGCAAGTTGCCCGACTTGTGCTGATGGAATCGGACATTCATACGCTTCCAACGGAACTGCGCCTTATACTTATTCGTGGAGCACAAGCCCTGTTCAGAATACTCCTTCCGCCACCGGACTTTTACCGGGAACATATACCGTGTGCGCCACCGATGCAAAAAATTGTACGGCTTGCTGCGTAGTTACCATTACATACAGCACCACTTGCAATTTGAATGTTGCGTGCTATCAATATCACTCGGCAACTTGTCCTACTTGTGCGGATGGTTCCGTTCACGCGTATGCTTCCAACGGAACTGCCCCTTATACTTATTTGTGGAGCACAAGCCCTGTTCAGAATACTCCATCCGCTACCGGACTTTTGCCCGGCACATATACCGTGTGCGTTACCGATGCGAACGGCTGCACCGCTTGCTGCACCACAACTGTTACTTCTACCTATAACAGTTGCCAGGCGTATTTTTATCTCTATCCCGATACTTCGCTGCCGCATACGTATTGGGCAATCAACTATGCAACAAGCACAAATCCTCCTATCACATACAGTTGGAACTGGGGAGACAATACAACTTCCATAGGCGCTTATCCAACGCATACTTATGCAAATGCAGGAGTGTACACCATTTGCCTTACAATTACCGATGCAGTTGGATGCTCGAGCACTTTTTGCCGCACTGACTCCGTGCAAAAAAGTTCGGACCCGCATAGCAATGATATAATAACTGTGAATGTGATTGCCGATGCAACAGGAGTGAATCAACTAACTTCTGAAATATCTTATGCCAACATTTATCCTGTTCCCAACAACGGCAACTTCACCTTGGCGTATCGCCTGCCTGTTTCAAAATCTGAATTGCAGGTAACTGATATTATGGGGAAAATAATTTATACTTACGAAATAACCGGAGCGGAAGGCAATCAACGTATCGCTGTTCCGAATTTGGAAAACAGCATTTACTACTGGCAAATTATTTCTTCTGATGGTATTCTGAACAAAGGAAAGATTGTTGTGATACGATAACATTTACCAGCAGCGCTACTTCACTGCCGTGAGCGACATATTCAAACTTTTCACGCTATGCGTGAGCGCGCCAACTGAAATATAATCAGCGCCAATAGAAGCATACCTGCGTATGTTTTTTTCATTCACTCCGCCTGAAATTTCCACTTCAACCATTCCATCTATGAGGGGTATTGCTTTTTTCAATTGCGGGAGAGAGAAATTATCAAGCAAAATTCTGTCTATGTATCCCGTGTTAATTATTTCTTTCACTTCATTCAGGTTTCGCGCTTCAATTTCAATGTCAAGATGGAGATTATTCTTCTTTATATAACGCAGCGCGGAAAAGACAGCATTTTGAATTCCTCCGGCAAAATCAATATGATTGTTCTTGATGAGGAGCATATCATATAATCCGAAACGGTGGTTGAAGCCGCCTCCGATTCTCACCGCCCATTTTTCAAGCGCACGGAGCAGCGGAGTGGTTT
Above is a genomic segment from Bacteroidota bacterium containing:
- a CDS encoding T9SS type A sorting domain-containing protein — translated: MKKTLLLTSAILLLTFYISFGQYTKLLDFSGTSNGYFPFGSLISDGTFLYGMTHNGGTNSDGVIFKIKPDGTGYADLLDFAGTSNGEQPLGDIISDGTFLYGMTNGGGTSVNCPGGCGVIFKIKPDGTGYSKLLDFAGSANGAEPNGSLIFDGTFLYGMTYRGGINDSGVVFKIKPDGTGYLKLLDFTGSANGARPWHSLVYDGTFLYGMTEYGGLNYAGVIFKIKPDGTGYTKLLDFAGSSNGSTPFGSLISDGTFLYGMTILGGANNMGILFKIKSDGTGYTKLLDFAGSSNGENPFGSLVYDGTYLYAMTYNGGINNDGVVFKIKPDGTGYVKLLDFAGTSNGGKPYGSLMFDGTFLYGMTQQGGINNAGTIFKINPAGMGVEENVLANTISVFPNPSTGRFTIEGNSGIKEIEVINLLGEKVTQSVIPNAARNLIIDISSQPQGIYFMKVQTAEGNASRKLIVLK
- a CDS encoding T9SS type A sorting domain-containing protein, whose product is MQTIKLLSAIISMICASVTLHAGAITASSCSVTIGCYQYKNASCPTCADGIGHSYASNGTAPYTYSWSTSPVQTTSAATGLLPGSYTVCATDANGCTACCVTTITAVTCSITVGCYQFNPASCAACPNGTGHSYASGGTAPYTFTWNTIPVQTTQTATGLLPGTYLVCATDANGCSSCCSTTITDSSVCTLTLGCYAYQPASCNTCADGIGHSYASNGTAPYTFSWSNGATTSTATGLLPGTYTVCVTDAKNCTACCSTTILDTSTCNITIGCYQYLHASCPTCADGIGHSYASNGTAPYTYSWSTSPVQNTPSATGLLPGTYTVCATDAKNCTACCVVTITYSTTCNLNVACYQYHSATCPTCADGSVHAYASNGTAPYTYLWSTSPVQNTPSATGLLPGTYTVCVTDANGCTACCTTTVTSTYNSCQAYFYLYPDTSLPHTYWAINYATSTNPPITYSWNWGDNTTSIGAYPTHTYANAGVYTICLTITDAVGCSSTFCRTDSVQKSSDPHSNDIITVNVIADATGVNQLTSEISYANIYPVPNNGNFTLAYRLPVSKSELQVTDIMGKIIYTYEITGAEGNQRIAVPNLENSIYYWQIISSDGILNKGKIVVIR
- the nadC gene encoding carboxylating nicotinate-nucleotide diphosphorylase, whose product is MSKNSFSLLSGNFNWKQFISSALKEDVGSGDHTTLACIPKNARVKSQLIIKEEGILAGVSLAEKIFHAFDKNLRVKVLLHDGAKVKKGDIAFTVEGSARSILTTERLALNVMQRMSGIATQTNKLVALCKPYKVKILDTRKTTPLLRALEKWAVRIGGGFNHRFGLYDMLLIKNNHIDFAGGIQNAVFSALRYIKKNNLHLDIEIEARNLNEVKEIINTGYIDRILLDNFSLPQLKKAIPLIDGMVEVEISGGVNEKNIRRYASIGADYISVGALTHSVKSLNMSLTAVK